The Actinopolyspora erythraea genome has a segment encoding these proteins:
- a CDS encoding ABC transporter substrate-binding protein has translation MLAALTLTALIAGCGTTGTRTDTGGPQEAPSGFPVTVTNCGETTTYQRPPRRAVTMNQHTTEIMLALGLADRMVGTAYLDDRILPEYRDEYRRIPVLAERYPSYEVLLKEAPDFVYGGYTSAFSQQEGRSRQRLREAGIRTHLNIANCTDGRVGMSEVHEEIRTIAKIFDVPERAAELIDRMNATRSKAETERGDVEPVSVFVYDSGTKSAYTTGGDGITNAIVRMSGGHNVFADQREGFVDVSWEQVLQRRPEWIVILDYGSTTVEQKKSALLNKPALADIPAVKHQRFAVLPLSSAVAGVRAPRAVAELSEQLHPGQYR, from the coding sequence ATGCTCGCCGCGCTGACGCTGACAGCGCTGATCGCCGGATGCGGCACCACCGGCACACGCACGGACACCGGTGGACCACAGGAGGCTCCCTCGGGATTCCCCGTCACGGTCACCAACTGCGGGGAGACCACGACATACCAGCGCCCGCCGCGGCGCGCGGTGACGATGAACCAGCACACCACCGAGATCATGCTCGCTCTCGGCTTGGCGGACCGCATGGTGGGCACCGCCTACCTGGACGATCGCATCCTTCCGGAGTACCGCGACGAGTACCGGCGAATCCCGGTGCTGGCCGAGCGCTACCCCTCCTACGAGGTGTTGCTGAAGGAGGCCCCCGACTTCGTCTACGGCGGTTACACCTCCGCGTTCAGCCAACAGGAGGGGCGTTCGCGCCAACGACTGCGCGAGGCCGGCATCAGGACTCACCTGAACATCGCCAACTGCACCGACGGGCGGGTGGGCATGTCCGAGGTCCACGAGGAGATCCGGACGATCGCGAAGATCTTCGACGTGCCGGAACGCGCTGCGGAACTCATAGACCGTATGAACGCGACACGCTCGAAGGCCGAAACCGAGCGGGGCGACGTGGAGCCGGTGAGCGTGTTCGTCTACGACAGTGGCACGAAGTCGGCCTACACCACGGGCGGTGACGGGATCACCAACGCGATCGTGCGAATGTCCGGCGGCCACAACGTCTTCGCGGACCAGCGCGAGGGCTTCGTGGACGTTTCCTGGGAGCAGGTGCTCCAGCGGCGTCCCGAGTGGATCGTGATCCTGGACTACGGATCGACCACGGTCGAGCAGAAGAAGAGCGCACTGCTGAACAAGCCCGCGCTGGCGGACATCCCCGCCGTCAAGCACCAGCGGTTCGCGGTGCTGCCGCTGTCCTCCGCGGTCGCCGGAGTCCGCGCACCCCGCGCCGTGGCCGAGCTGAGCGAACAACTGCATCCGGGACAGTACCGATGA